Proteins encoded within one genomic window of Agelaius phoeniceus isolate bAgePho1 chromosome 9, bAgePho1.hap1, whole genome shotgun sequence:
- the MORN4 gene encoding MORN repeat-containing protein 4, with protein sequence MTLTKGSFTYSNGEEYRGEWKEGRRHGIGQLTFADGTAYVGHFENGLFHGCGVLTFSDGSRYEGEFVQGKFNGVGVFTRCDNMTFEGEFKGGRVYGFGLLTFPDGSHGVPRNEGFFENNKLLRREKCTAIIQRAQGASKSAHSLTA encoded by the exons ATGACCCTCACCAAAGGCTCCTTCACCTACTCCAATGGGGAGGAGTACCGCGGCGAGTGGAAAGAAG GTCGCAGGCACGGCATCGGGCAGCTGACATTTGCTGATGGCACTGCTTACGTGGGGCACTTTGAGAACGGGCTCTTCCATGGCTGCGGCGTGCTCACCTTCTCCGACGGCTCCAG GTACGAGGGGGAGTTTGTGCAGGGCAAGTTCAATGGCGTTGGGGTCTTCACCCGCTGTGACAACATGACCTTTGAGGGCGAGTTCAAAGGCGGGCGCGTGTACGGCTTCG gtcTCCTGACCTTCCCTGATGGCTCGCACGGCGTGCCCCGCAATGAGGGATTCTTTGAGAACAACAAGCTGCTGCGGCGGGAGAAGTGCACGGCCATCATCCAGAGGGCCCAGGGCGCCTCCAAGTCTGCCCACAGCCTGACAGCGTGA
- the ANKRD2 gene encoding LOW QUALITY PROTEIN: ankyrin repeat domain-containing protein 2 (The sequence of the model RefSeq protein was modified relative to this genomic sequence to represent the inferred CDS: deleted 1 base in 1 codon), with protein MAKLPQSCGAATAVGALGLWDRGASSIKPHGQQSRRQHREPGLGTPARGSKKKRTHPAQDCALQADMELDVERAKELIEQKLAEEEEEEKLRGDGAREPPAVERMNTPELEEEKRRGPRNWGLEAIKGQEKVRRSSVDLRREIIDVGSIQRLIELRKQRRQRRAERAATPEPTPPPEPLEIEGPVEPETFLRAAVQGKMHVIEKFLADGGSPDTCDEFHRTALHRSSLEGHMEILQKLLDTGATVDFRDRLDCTAVHWACRGGHLDAVKLLQDRGADLNVKDKLLSTPLHVATRTGHLDIVEHLIHCGVDINAPDREGDTALHDATRLSRYKIIKTLILHGADMMAKNEAGKTPTDLVQQWQVDTRQALETKEQPQGEMEVPA; from the exons ATGGCAAAGCTGCCCCAGTCAtgtggagcagccacagctgttgGTGCCCTTGGGCTGTGGGACAGAGGGGCCAGCAGCATAAAGCCCCACGGCCAGCAAAGCCGCCGGCAGCACCGGGAGCCAGGACTGGGAACT CCTGCCCGTGGTAGCAAGAAGAAGAGGACACATCCAGCACAGGACTGTGCACTGCAGGCAGACATGGAGCTGGATGTGGAACGGGCCAAGGAACTCATAGAGCAGAagctggcagaggaggaggaggaggag AAACTcagaggggatggagcacgggaGCCGCCGGCCGTGGAGCGGATGAACACAcctgagctggaggaggagaaacgCCGTGGGCCCAGGAACTGGGGCCTTGAGGCCATCAAG GGCCAGGAGAAGGTGCGGAGGAGTTCAGTGGATCTGAGGCGGGAGATCATCGACGTGGGGAGCATCCAGCGGCTCATCGAGCTCCGCaagcagcgccggcagcgccgggcAGAGCGGGCAGCCACCCCCGAGCCCACTCCACCACCTGAGCCCCTGGAGATT GAGGGTCCTGTGGAGCCAGAGACCTTCCTGCGAGCTGCTGTCCAGGGCAAGATGCACGTCATTGAGAAGTTTCTGGCAGATGGTGGCTCCCCTGACACATGTGATGAG TTCCACCGCACAGCCCTGCACCGCTCCTCGCTGGAGGGACACATGGAAATCCTGCAGAAgctgctggacactggggcCACTGTTGACTTCAGGGACCGG CTGGACTGCACTGCCGTGCACTGGGCCTGCCGGGGTGGGCACCTGGATGCTGTCAAACTGCTGCAGGACCGCGGGGCAGACCTCAACGTGAAGGACAAG CTGCTCAGCACACCCCTTCACGTGGCCACCCGAACCGGACACCTTGACATCGTGGAGCATCTCATCCACTGCGGGGTGGATATCAATGCCCCAGACAGG GAGGGTGACACAGCGCTGCATGATGCCACACGGCTCAGTCGCTACAAGATCATCAAAACGCTGATCCTGCACGGGGCTGACATGATGGCCAAGAATGAG GCTGGCAAGACCCCAACAGACCtggtgcagcagtggcaggTGGACACACGCCAGGCGCTGGAGACAAAGGAGCAGCCACAGGGGGAGATGGAGGTCCCTGCATGA
- the HOGA1 gene encoding 4-hydroxy-2-oxoglutarate aldolase, mitochondrial — MPGPSLALQPSPVRGRGMAARVGKHKGKPRPRWPKLTWRGAELLAAVPWRGKNILSSSGATPPCHLPSRVAGPSRALSNINRRGRRQSPRQPAAATMALGTRLATSLRPALAALHRAAPRRCRGLSTPQGSEPSFNLGGIFPPLATPFSPAQEVDYAQLEGNLRRYARIPFRGLVALGSNGEYPYLASRERVEVVSCVRRALPRDRLLLAGSGCESTQATIELTVSMAEAGADVALVVTPCYYRGAMTTASLIHHYTEVADASPIPVVLYSVPANTGLDLPLEAVITLAQHPNIIGIKDSGGDITRMGLMVHKTRQEDFQVLAGSAGFLLASYAVGASGGVCALANVLGDPLCQLDHLCRTGQWQEARDLQHRLIEPNTAVTRRFGIPGLKKAMEWFGYYGGPCRAPLAPLSPAQVEELRSTFSTNGWL, encoded by the exons ATGCCTGGTCCCTCCTTGGCcttgcagcccagccctgtacGAGGCAGAGGGATGGCTGCCAGGGTTGGCAAGCACAAGGGAAAGCCACGGCCGCGGTGGCCAAAGCTCACCTGGAGGGGCGCTGAGCTCCTTGCAGCCGTCCCTTGGAGGGGGAAGAACATCCTGAGCTCATCTGGTGCCACCCCCCCGTGTCACCTGCCCAGCAGGGTCGCGGGTCCCTCACGTGCCCTGTCAAACATTAACAGGCGCGGCAGGCGGCAGAGCCCGCGGCAGCCCGCAGCAGCTACCATGGCCCTCGGCACCCGCCTCGCCACCTCCCTCCGGCCcgccctggcagctctgcaccGGGCAGCCCCCAGGCGGTGCCGGGGGCTCAGCACCCCGCAGGGATCAGAGCCCTCATTCAATCTCGGCGGCATCTTCCCACCGCTCGCCACCCCTTTCTCGCCCGCACAGGAGGTGGACTATGCCCAGCTGGAGGGGAACCTGCGCCGCTACGCCCGCATCCCCTTCCGAG ggctggtggcactgggctcCAACGGGGAGTATCCCTACCTGGCATCCCGTGAGAGGGTGGAGGTGGTGAGCTGCGTGCGCcgggctctgcccagggaccGCTTGCTGCTGGCTGGCTCGGGCTGTGAAT ccacccAGGCCACCATCGAGCTGACAGTCAGCATGGCAGAGGCGGGGGCTGACGTGGCACTGGTTGTGACACCCTGCTATTACCGGGGGGCCATGACCACTGCTTCCCTGATCCATCACTACACAGAG GTTGCTGACGCATCCCCCATCCCTGTGGTGCTGTACAGTGTCCCTGCCAACACCGGCCTGGACCTGCCCTTGGAGGCTGTCATCACCCTGGCTCAGCACCCAAACATCATTGGGATCAAGGACAGCGGTGGGGAC ATCACCCGCATGGGGCTGATGGTCCACAAGACAAGGCAGGAGGATTTCCAGGTGCTGGCAGGATCAGCTGGCTTCCTGCTGGCGAGCTACGCTGTGG GTGCCTCTGGGGGTGTGTGTGCCCTCGCCAACGTTCTGGGTGACCCATTGTGTCAGCTGGACCACCTGTGCCGCACGGGCCAGTGGCAGGAGGCCCGTGACCTGCAGCACCGCCTCATTGAGCCCAACACAGCG gtcaCCCGCCGGtttgggatcccagggctgAAGAAGGCCATGGAGTGGTTTGGCTACTATGGAGGTCCCTGCCGTGCACCCCTGGCCcctctgagccctgcccagGTTGAAGAGCTGAGGAGCACCTTCAGTACCAATGGTTGGTTGTGA
- the UBTD1 gene encoding ubiquitin domain-containing protein 1: MGGCVGRQRRERPAAGGNNRKRAGRNEPLKKECPKWKSDYPMTDGQLRSKRDEFWDTAPAFEGRKEIWDALKAAAYAVEANDHSLAQAILDGASITLPHGSLTECYDELGNRYQLPVYCLAPPVNLILERSEEEAVEPAEPPPHARREFTLKVRLSTGKDLRLSASMSDTIGQLKKQLQAQEGIDLAWQRWFFSGKLLTDRTRLQETKIQKDFVVQVIVNQPLPPRN; this comes from the exons ATGGGCGGCTGCGTGGGGCGGCAGCGCCGGGAGCGGCCCGCCGCCGGCGGCAACAACCGCAAGCGAGCAG GCCGCAATGAGCCCCTGAAGAAGGAGTGTCCCAAGTGGAAGAGTGACTACCCCATGACAGACGGGCAGCTGCGCAGCAAGCGGGACGAGTTTTGGGACACGGCACCAGCCTTTGAAGGCCGCAAGGAGATCTGGGATGCCCTGAAGGCAGCTGCCTATGCTGTAGAAGCCAATGACCACAGTCTGGCCCAGGCCATCCTCGATGGAGCCAGCATCACCCTGCCCCATG ggtccctgaCGGAGTGCTATGATGAGCTGGGCAACCGGTACCAGCTGCCCGTCTACTGCCTGGCACCCCCGGTCAACCTGATCCTGGAGCGGAGCGAGGAGGAGGCGGTGGAGCCGGCCGAGCCCCCGCCCCACGCCCGGCGGGAGTTCACCCTCAAGGTGCGCCTCTCCACCGGCAAGGACCTGCGCCTCAGCGCCAGCATGAGCGACACCATCGGGCAGCTGAAGAAGCAGCTGCAGGCGCAGGAGGGCATTGACctggcctggcagcgctggttcTTCTCAGGCAAGCTGCTCACCGACCGCACGCGACTGCAGGAGACCAAGATCCAGAAGGATTTTGTTGTGCAAGTGATTGTCAACCAGCCCCTTCCACCCAGGAACTGA